A segment of the Rhizobium sp. ZPR4 genome:
GACGCCGATCGTGAGGACCTTCTGGATGCTGGGGTTGGCAAGCGCGCGATTGACCCAAGAGCCGCAATGCATGCCGCCGTCGAATTTGACCCAATCCGGATGATTGTCGAAGTGGATCAGTGTGACCGCACCGGATTGTCTTTCGAGTGCGCCGTCGAGCAGCAAGGCCGTGACATGATGGAAATCGCCGGAACCCATGAAGCACAATTGCGGGTCCTTGCCGGTCGTCGGCCTGTTCTTGACGATCTCGCGGTTGAGATCGTCAAGGGCGCCCTGCTTGCTCCACAGCCGAACCTGCGACCCGGCATTCTTGCCGAAATACTGGTGCGCGCCGGCAAATTTGCAGGCGCGCACGAAATCAGGCTGCAACTCCAAAGCATCATCGAGATGAAGAAGCAGCAGTTGCACGGTCTTATCTCCGGGCAGCGCGCGTCAGAAGCTGATCGAGCAGGGCAAGCGCCAGATCGATCTCTTCGCGGGTGATGAGCAGGTTCGGAGCAAACGTGATGACGTTCTTGTGGTAGCCGCCGACGTCGAGCACGAGACCGTAGGTCTTGCCGCCCACCTGAAGGTCGCCCTTCATGCCTTCGTCGCACATCCAGTCCATCGTCGCCTTGTCCGGCGTGTAGCTGTCGTCCTTGCAGATTTCCATGCGCAGGGCGAGGCCCAGGCCATCGACTTCGCCGACGATGGCGTGGCGCTTCTGCAGCTGCTTCAGCCCATCGAGGAAATGCGCGCCCTTTTCCATGATCGCGGCGCCGAAATCCTGCTCTTCCAGCATCTTCATCGTTTCGAGCGCAACGGCAGTGCCCATCGGATTGCTGGCGAAGGTCGAATGCGTGGAGCCGGGCGGGAATACGGTCGGGTTGATCATCTCTTCGCGAGCCCAGACGCCCGAAAGCGGGTTGAGGCCGTTGGTGATTGCCTTGCCGAAGACCAGCGCATCCGGCGAAACGCCGAAATGCTCGATCGACCAGAGCTTGCCCGTGCGGTAGACGCCCATCTGGATTTCGTCGACGACGAGCAGGATGCCGTGATCGTCAAGCACCTTCTTCAGTTCGACGAAGAAGTTCATCGGCGGAATGACGTAGCCGCCGGTGCCCTGGATCGGCTCGATGTAGAAGGCGGCATATTCGGACTTGCCGGCCTTCGGGTCCCAGACGCCGTTATATTCGCTCTCGAACAGGCGGGCGAACTTCTGGACGCAATAATGTCCGTATTCTTCCTTCGACATGCCC
Coding sequences within it:
- a CDS encoding aminotransferase class III-fold pyridoxal phosphate-dependent enzyme; this translates as MKTNAAEAFSGETDSVRSEEELRALEELYCSHGDTVHYTDKPKFFEECEGSYVYDRTGTPFLDLQMWYSAVNFGYRNERLNEAAHRQLDRLPQVASQYLHREKVELAAMIAQDAERKFGHKGRVHFNVGGSQAVEDSLKLVRNYTGGKSLMFAFEGGYHGRTLGASAITSSYRYRRRYGHFGDRAQFVEFPYYFRGPKGMSKEEYGHYCVQKFARLFESEYNGVWDPKAGKSEYAAFYIEPIQGTGGYVIPPMNFFVELKKVLDDHGILLVVDEIQMGVYRTGKLWSIEHFGVSPDALVFGKAITNGLNPLSGVWAREEMINPTVFPPGSTHSTFASNPMGTAVALETMKMLEEQDFGAAIMEKGAHFLDGLKQLQKRHAIVGEVDGLGLALRMEICKDDSYTPDKATMDWMCDEGMKGDLQVGGKTYGLVLDVGGYHKNVITFAPNLLITREEIDLALALLDQLLTRAARR